The following coding sequences are from one Devosia neptuniae window:
- a CDS encoding amidohydrolase family protein, translating into MAAPIERGDNGRWIMPAPINAHDHGYGIRTLDFGALDDALEPWIPHMRLRPRTDPYLEALVGFARLARQGVGATMHCHNSLNADRLVEEAQAVCRAAGDVGIRLGLSCPLLDFDAWAYGGGPERLRAHMSADEWELVGATAPHYRPIEEQLASVRAIVDTCSSDMVSVQLGPIGPQWCSDRLLEAIADLSAATGLRIHMHLLESPRQRRWLDRRFPQGVLTFLDEIGFLSQRLSVAHGVQLRPAEYGLMIERGVQLVSNPSANLRLRSGIAPVAAARRAGLAVAVGLDGTGLDDDQDWWRELRLFHLLHGGNGLAPELSPQQTLDRVFAAGRTVLGLSGEGDAVELDGAALLADAMFDDLDPASVILTRATGRHVLDMNVAGQSVIENGALVRVDYEASRLELRQQALLDRPRLLAERERVRILVEATRRYYADWGW; encoded by the coding sequence ATGGCCGCGCCCATTGAGCGAGGGGATAACGGGCGCTGGATCATGCCGGCGCCCATCAATGCGCATGACCATGGCTATGGCATCAGGACGCTCGACTTCGGCGCATTGGACGATGCGCTGGAGCCCTGGATACCGCATATGCGGTTGCGGCCGCGCACCGATCCGTACCTCGAGGCGCTGGTTGGCTTTGCCCGGCTGGCCCGCCAAGGCGTAGGCGCGACGATGCATTGCCACAATTCGCTCAATGCCGACCGCCTGGTGGAAGAAGCACAGGCGGTCTGCCGGGCGGCGGGCGATGTGGGCATCAGGCTGGGGCTGAGCTGCCCTTTGCTCGATTTTGATGCCTGGGCTTATGGCGGCGGGCCGGAGCGGTTGCGGGCCCATATGTCCGCGGATGAGTGGGAACTGGTGGGCGCGACGGCGCCGCACTACCGGCCGATCGAGGAGCAGCTTGCGTCGGTGCGGGCCATCGTCGACACCTGCTCCAGCGATATGGTCAGTGTGCAACTGGGGCCGATCGGGCCGCAATGGTGTTCGGACCGGTTGCTCGAGGCGATCGCGGACCTGTCAGCGGCGACGGGCCTGCGCATTCACATGCATCTGCTGGAAAGTCCCCGCCAGCGGCGCTGGTTGGACCGGCGCTTTCCCCAGGGCGTGCTGACGTTTCTTGATGAAATCGGTTTCCTCTCGCAGCGCCTTAGCGTCGCGCATGGGGTGCAATTACGACCAGCCGAATATGGCTTGATGATCGAGCGGGGCGTGCAACTGGTGTCCAATCCCTCCGCCAATCTGCGGCTGCGTTCGGGCATTGCGCCGGTGGCGGCGGCGCGGCGGGCGGGGCTTGCGGTCGCGGTTGGGCTCGATGGCACGGGGCTTGATGATGACCAGGATTGGTGGCGCGAGTTGCGGCTGTTCCATCTGCTGCATGGCGGCAACGGGCTTGCGCCGGAGTTGAGTCCACAGCAAACCCTGGACCGCGTCTTTGCGGCCGGGCGAACCGTGCTGGGGCTATCAGGCGAAGGTGATGCGGTGGAGTTGGACGGCGCGGCGCTGCTGGCCGATGCCATGTTTGATGACCTCGATCCGGCCAGTGTAATCCTGACGCGGGCGACCGGGCGGCACGTGCTCGACATGAACGTGGCGGGGCAAAGTGTCATCGAGAATGGCGCGCTGGTGCGGGTGGACTACGAAGCGTCCCGACTTGAATTGCGGCAACAGGCGCTGCTGGATCGGCCACGGCTTCTGGCGGAGCGGGAAAGGGTTCGGATCTTGGTCGAGGCGACCCGTCGCTATTATGCCGATTGGGGCTGGTGA
- a CDS encoding LysR family transcriptional regulator — protein sequence MDTQFLETFVCVVEQGSMAEAARRLGITAAAVGQRMRALETEIGVPLVARAGRRVSPTSAGAALVEPARRILGEVANLQIAAQPDQPAGRLTLGCISTALTGMMPTTLLGLRQSAPRLELVLAPGASPDLFDRVRTRELDAAIIVQPPFVMPKSMQWQTIRREPLVLLAHRELAARSIADLLSTHPFLRYNRASWGGRLVDIYLRRTGIVPRDLVELDALEAIAVMVDQGLGVGIVPDWPKPWPHCPNIVALPLEEINAKRNVGLVWRRGTPRQRLVQALLEAVTAR from the coding sequence ATGGACACGCAATTCCTTGAAACCTTCGTGTGCGTCGTCGAGCAGGGCTCGATGGCGGAGGCGGCTCGGCGCCTCGGCATCACCGCCGCTGCGGTTGGCCAGAGAATGCGTGCCCTGGAAACCGAGATCGGCGTGCCATTGGTGGCGCGGGCCGGCAGGCGCGTCAGTCCCACCAGTGCCGGGGCCGCACTGGTCGAGCCGGCGCGGCGCATCTTGGGCGAGGTCGCCAATCTGCAGATCGCGGCGCAGCCTGATCAACCCGCCGGCCGCCTCACGCTGGGCTGCATCAGCACCGCCCTGACGGGCATGATGCCCACGACGCTGCTCGGCCTGCGCCAATCGGCGCCCCGGCTCGAACTGGTCCTGGCCCCCGGCGCGAGCCCCGATCTGTTCGACCGGGTCCGCACCCGCGAGCTCGATGCGGCCATTATCGTGCAGCCGCCCTTCGTCATGCCCAAATCCATGCAGTGGCAAACCATCCGCCGCGAGCCGCTGGTGTTGCTGGCGCATCGCGAACTGGCCGCCCGCAGCATTGCCGATCTGCTGAGCACCCACCCCTTCCTGCGCTATAATCGGGCCAGTTGGGGCGGACGCCTTGTCGATATCTATCTTCGGCGCACCGGCATCGTGCCGCGTGACCTGGTGGAGCTCGACGCCCTCGAAGCCATTGCGGTGATGGTCGATCAGGGCCTGGGCGTCGGCATCGTGCCCGATTGGCCAAAGCCCTGGCCGCATTGTCCCAATATCGTGGCCCTGCCGCTCGAAGAGATCAATGCCAAGCGCAATGTCGGCCTGGTCTGGCGCCGCGGTACGCCGCGTCAGCGTCTCGTACAGGCGCTGCTCGAGGCCGTGACAGCGCGCTAA
- a CDS encoding ABC transporter ATP-binding protein codes for MLAALEQNLETSATHPAISIRNVSVRFGEGRGEVTALSDVSLDIPEGGFVTMLGPSGCGKSTLLRAIADLVPTSGGDISVLGRSPRQAREGRDFAFVFQDATLLPWRSVIDNVRLPIEVGKKAGASFDDPHKLLAMVGLAGRENALPHELSGGMRQRVAIARALVTRPRILLMDEPFGALDEITRDKLNEELLRIWQETGTTIVFVTHSIPEAAFLGQHVLMLKAHPGRVKDFMKVDFPTGRSLAIRDTVEFITVTARLRSMLEECL; via the coding sequence ATGTTGGCAGCACTGGAACAGAATCTGGAGACGAGCGCGACCCACCCCGCAATCTCGATCCGAAACGTCTCCGTGCGGTTCGGCGAGGGCAGGGGCGAAGTCACCGCGCTGTCCGACGTGTCACTCGACATTCCCGAAGGCGGCTTCGTCACCATGCTGGGGCCCTCGGGCTGTGGCAAATCCACCTTGCTGCGGGCCATAGCCGATCTGGTGCCCACCAGCGGTGGCGATATTTCGGTGCTGGGCCGCTCGCCCCGGCAAGCCCGCGAAGGCCGCGATTTCGCCTTCGTCTTCCAGGATGCCACTTTGCTGCCCTGGCGCAGCGTCATCGACAATGTGCGATTGCCGATCGAGGTCGGCAAGAAGGCCGGTGCCAGCTTTGACGATCCGCACAAGCTGCTGGCCATGGTGGGCCTCGCCGGGCGTGAAAACGCTTTGCCGCATGAGCTTTCCGGTGGCATGCGCCAGCGCGTCGCCATTGCCCGGGCGCTGGTGACAAGACCGCGCATCCTGCTGATGGATGAGCCATTCGGCGCGCTGGACGAAATCACTCGCGACAAGCTCAACGAAGAACTGCTGCGCATTTGGCAGGAGACGGGCACCACGATTGTCTTCGTGACCCATTCCATTCCGGAGGCCGCGTTCCTGGGCCAGCACGTGCTGATGCTCAAGGCGCATCCGGGGCGCGTCAAGGACTTCATGAAGGTGGATTTCCCGACCGGCCGCTCGCTCGCCATTCGCGACACCGTCGAATTCATCACCGTCACCGCGCGCCTGCGCTCGATGCTGGAGGAATGTCTATGA
- a CDS encoding dihydrodipicolinate synthase family protein — translation MSLSPQTNGVYAIAATPFHPDGALDTASVDRLTDFYVQSGATGLTILGIMGEAPKLEPEESLQITRQVVGRAGVPVIVGVSAPGFAAMRSLARNVMDLGAAGVMIAPPPALRTDEQIVTYYAQAVEAIGEDIPFVIQDYPLTLTVVMTPNVIRAIVNNHASCVMLKHEDWPGLEKISKLRGFQKAGEMRDISILCGNGGLFLDFEMERGADGAMTGYAFPDMLIDVVTMQQRGERDAAHDLFDAHLPLMRYEQQQGVGLAVRKYVLQKRGAIASDAQRKPGSSLTAAAKAEIEYLLQRLARKDPRAAL, via the coding sequence ATGTCCCTGTCCCCGCAAACCAATGGCGTCTACGCCATCGCCGCCACGCCGTTCCACCCCGATGGCGCGCTCGACACCGCTTCGGTCGACAGGCTGACTGATTTCTATGTGCAGTCCGGCGCGACCGGGCTGACCATTCTGGGCATTATGGGCGAGGCGCCCAAGCTCGAGCCGGAGGAATCGCTGCAAATCACCCGGCAGGTGGTGGGCCGGGCCGGTGTGCCCGTCATTGTTGGTGTGTCGGCGCCCGGCTTTGCGGCCATGCGGTCCTTGGCGCGCAATGTCATGGATCTCGGCGCCGCCGGCGTCATGATCGCCCCGCCCCCTGCCCTGCGCACCGACGAGCAGATCGTCACCTATTATGCGCAGGCCGTCGAAGCCATTGGCGAGGACATTCCGTTCGTCATCCAGGATTATCCGCTGACACTGACCGTGGTGATGACCCCCAATGTCATTCGCGCCATCGTCAACAATCATGCCTCCTGCGTCATGCTCAAGCATGAGGATTGGCCGGGACTGGAAAAGATCAGCAAGCTGCGCGGCTTCCAGAAGGCCGGCGAGATGCGCGATATCTCGATCCTCTGCGGCAATGGCGGGCTGTTCCTCGATTTCGAGATGGAACGCGGCGCCGACGGCGCCATGACCGGCTATGCCTTTCCCGACATGCTGATTGATGTCGTCACCATGCAGCAGCGCGGCGAACGCGATGCGGCGCATGACCTGTTCGACGCCCATCTGCCGCTGATGCGCTATGAGCAGCAGCAGGGCGTGGGGCTGGCGGTGCGCAAATATGTGCTGCAGAAACGCGGCGCCATTGCCAGCGATGCCCAGCGCAAACCCGGCAGCAGCCTCACCGCCGCCGCCAAGGCTGAAATCGAATATCTGCTGCAGCGCCTGGCCCGCAAAGATCCGCGTGCGGCGCTGTAA
- a CDS encoding ABC transporter substrate-binding protein — MSIFTMNRRRFIQSTAALAGLAATHSLIGVQAGLAQDVAKVRMQLGWLASNGILGEVAAIKKGFFAEEGVELEIVPGGPNIDGVAGVAAGQSQLGLTSSSPAIMLARSAGIPIKAFLAGYQKHPFSYFSLGKNPIRTPQDMIGKTVATQPSAVILLRALLAANGIAEDQVTIVNMGADMNQLLTGQADVVTGWNTNVEAMQILGPDAVELMLWDAGLQLYANVYFATDDQIDNHGDVLARFTRAAAKGWAYVRDNHEEGVDMLVEAYPNMQRAPELLAVEAVSNYSFGETTKADGWGTMSRALWEAQIKTYADLGQFSGTVPTLDDIVTFSVLDATVDARKAVS; from the coding sequence ATGTCCATTTTTACGATGAATCGTCGCCGTTTTATTCAGAGCACCGCCGCGCTGGCGGGCTTGGCCGCCACCCATAGCCTGATCGGCGTGCAGGCGGGTCTGGCGCAGGATGTCGCCAAGGTGCGCATGCAGCTCGGCTGGCTCGCCTCCAACGGCATTCTGGGTGAAGTTGCCGCTATCAAGAAGGGTTTCTTTGCCGAGGAAGGCGTCGAGCTCGAAATCGTTCCCGGTGGTCCCAATATCGATGGCGTTGCCGGCGTCGCTGCCGGCCAATCGCAATTGGGCCTGACCTCTTCCAGCCCCGCCATCATGTTGGCGCGCTCGGCTGGCATTCCCATCAAGGCATTCCTCGCGGGTTACCAGAAGCACCCCTTCTCCTATTTCTCGCTGGGCAAAAACCCGATCCGCACGCCGCAGGACATGATCGGCAAGACGGTCGCCACCCAGCCCTCCGCCGTCATCCTGCTGCGCGCGCTGCTGGCCGCCAATGGCATTGCCGAGGATCAGGTTACCATCGTCAATATGGGCGCGGACATGAACCAGCTCCTCACCGGTCAGGCCGATGTGGTGACCGGCTGGAACACCAATGTCGAAGCCATGCAGATCCTTGGCCCCGATGCCGTCGAGCTGATGCTGTGGGATGCGGGGCTGCAACTCTACGCCAATGTCTATTTCGCCACCGACGACCAGATCGACAATCATGGCGACGTGCTCGCCCGCTTCACCCGGGCCGCCGCCAAGGGCTGGGCCTATGTGCGCGACAACCACGAAGAGGGCGTGGACATGCTGGTGGAGGCCTATCCCAACATGCAGCGCGCACCCGAGCTGCTGGCGGTCGAGGCTGTGTCCAATTATTCCTTCGGTGAAACGACCAAGGCCGATGGCTGGGGCACCATGAGCCGGGCGCTCTGGGAAGCACAGATCAAGACTTATGCCGATCTGGGGCAATTCTCCGGCACTGTGCCCACGCTCGACGACATCGTCACCTTCTCGGTGCTCGACGCCACTGTCGATGCCCGCAAGGCGGTGAGCTGA
- a CDS encoding FAD-dependent oxidoreductase, with translation MQSPIVLPSRQVNVVDRSDVVVVGGGPAGISAAISAARNGASVTLLERYPYVGGLAAGGMVLVLDDMINGAEITVKGICVEMIERMERKGLAVVPSENDRTIEFRDTPEAWQRWARWGLFDFHVQSNPNPHPVCYAAAFDPDAFKQTSYDLLTDAKVKIRLHSWFSSAIVEDGRITGVVCQTKAGLEAIMGSVVIDTTGDLDVAASAGAAHTSSDFILTTVSRWGGVDTDAAERFEREEPEKFKALDHEAKRLIGGCWSFWWLKTPLPGIVWLNCPHMPKLSGMKVEDLTAAELEGRARIGRLLDFARENMPGFEKSYVVDFAPQTGVRQTRLLEGAYVVSKDDVMHRRHFEDTICRGRDYYTPYRSMLPKEIDQLIVAGRHYSATPQAQKSSREIPPCMAMGEAAGVAAVVSLNGGVTVRNADIAEIRQRLRAQGADPGDIPSANALFLEAAE, from the coding sequence ATGCAATCCCCAATCGTTTTGCCGTCCCGGCAGGTCAATGTCGTGGATCGGTCGGATGTCGTCGTCGTCGGTGGCGGCCCGGCCGGCATCTCGGCGGCCATCTCGGCCGCCCGCAACGGCGCCAGCGTGACCCTTTTGGAGCGCTATCCCTATGTCGGTGGCCTTGCCGCTGGTGGCATGGTCCTGGTGCTCGATGACATGATCAATGGCGCTGAAATCACCGTCAAAGGCATCTGCGTCGAGATGATCGAGCGCATGGAGCGCAAGGGTCTGGCCGTGGTGCCGAGCGAGAATGATCGCACCATCGAGTTCCGGGACACGCCGGAAGCCTGGCAACGCTGGGCGCGCTGGGGCCTGTTCGACTTTCACGTCCAGAGCAATCCCAATCCGCACCCGGTCTGCTACGCCGCCGCCTTCGATCCCGACGCCTTCAAGCAGACCTCCTACGACCTGCTGACCGACGCCAAGGTCAAGATCCGCCTCCACAGCTGGTTCTCCTCCGCCATTGTCGAAGATGGCCGGATCACCGGCGTGGTCTGCCAGACCAAGGCGGGGCTCGAGGCCATCATGGGCAGTGTCGTCATCGACACGACTGGCGACCTCGACGTCGCCGCCAGTGCCGGTGCGGCCCATACCAGTTCGGATTTCATCCTCACCACCGTCTCCCGCTGGGGCGGGGTTGATACCGATGCGGCCGAGCGCTTCGAGCGCGAGGAGCCGGAAAAGTTCAAGGCGCTCGATCACGAAGCCAAGCGACTGATCGGCGGGTGCTGGTCCTTCTGGTGGCTCAAGACGCCGCTGCCGGGCATTGTCTGGCTTAACTGCCCGCATATGCCCAAGCTGAGCGGCATGAAGGTGGAAGACCTCACGGCCGCCGAACTCGAGGGCAGGGCCCGTATCGGCCGCCTGCTGGATTTCGCCCGTGAGAACATGCCGGGTTTCGAAAAATCCTATGTGGTGGACTTTGCGCCGCAGACCGGCGTGCGCCAGACGCGCCTGCTAGAAGGCGCCTATGTCGTCAGCAAGGACGACGTCATGCACCGCCGGCATTTCGAGGACACGATCTGCCGCGGGCGGGATTACTACACGCCTTATCGCTCCATGCTGCCCAAGGAGATCGACCAGCTCATCGTCGCCGGTCGCCACTATTCGGCGACGCCCCAGGCCCAGAAGTCGAGCCGCGAAATCCCGCCCTGCATGGCCATGGGCGAAGCTGCCGGCGTTGCTGCCGTGGTCTCGCTTAATGGCGGCGTCACGGTGCGAAATGCCGACATCGCCGAAATCCGCCAGCGCCTGCGCGCCCAGGGCGCCGACCCCGGCGACATACCCTCCGCCAACGCCCTCTTTCTGGAGGCTGCAGAATGA